Proteins encoded within one genomic window of Diceros bicornis minor isolate mBicDic1 chromosome X, mDicBic1.mat.cur, whole genome shotgun sequence:
- the CCDC120 gene encoding coiled-coil domain-containing protein 120 isoform X3 yields the protein MGREPRYQGQVGPDIDADSERALSSHQPRPLDSTRMEVKGQLISSPTFNASAVLFVEAAPQVKSERLRGLLDRQRALQEALSLKLQELRKVCLQEAELTGQLPPECPLEPGERPQLVRRRPPAARAYPPLHPNPAHHSLCPAEELALEALEREVSVQQQIAAAARRLALAPELSAEQRRRRRQVQADALQRLHELEEQLGDVRARLGLPVLPPLSTGAVITTQGVCLGTRLAQLSQEDVVLHSESSSLSESGASHDNEEPRGCFPLAERPSPPKAWDQLRAVSGGSPERRTPWKPPPSDLYGDLKSRRNSVASPTSPTRSLPRSASSFEGRSVPATPVLTRGAGPQLCKPEGLHSRQWSGSQDSQMGFPRVDPASDRTSLFAARTRRSNSSEALLVDRAACGGAGSPPAPLAPPATGPPVCKSSEVLYERPQPTPAFSSRTTGPPDPPRAARPSSAAPASRGAPRLPPVCGDFLLDYSLDRGLPRGGSGAGWGELLPAAEVPGALSRRDGLLAMLSGPPPVYAADGSSPLLRSKDPHTRATRTKPCGLPLEAAEGPEVHPNPLLWMPPPTRIPPAGERSGHKNLALEGLRDWYIRNSGLASGPQRRPVLPHMGLQHPPFLHARCYEVGQALYGAPSQAPLSHSRSFTAPPVSGRYYADFLYPPELSARLSDLTLEGEQSSSSDPQTPGTLV from the exons ATGGGAAGGGAACCAAGGTACCAGGGCCAAGTGGGTCCAGACATTGACGCAGATTCTGAGAGG GCCTTGTCCAGCCATCAGCCCCGGCCTCTCGACAGCACCAGGATGGAAGTCAAAGGTCAGCTGATCAGCTCTCCCACCTTCAATGCCTCAG CTGTCCTGTTCGTAGAGGCTGCCCCCCAAGTGAAGTCAGAGCGTCTTCGGGGGCTGCTTGACCGGCAGCGGGCCCTGCAGGAGGCCCTGAGCCTGAAACTTCAGGAGCTACGCAAAGTGTGTCTCCAGGAGGCG GAGCTGACTGGCCAGCTGCCCCCTGAGTGCCCGCTGGAGCCAGGTGAACGGCCCCAGTTGGTCCGCCGGCGGCCCCCTGCAGCCCGAGCCTACCCTCCACTGCACCCCAACCCAGCACACCACTCCTTGTGCCCTGCTGAG GAACTGGCTCTTGAGGCCCTGGAGCGTGAGGTGTCAGTGCAGCAGCAGATTGCGGCAGCTGCCCGCCGCCTGGCCTTGGCCCCCGAGCTGAGCGCCGAGCAGCGCCGGCGCCGGCGCCAGGTCCAGGCAGATGCGCTGCAGAGGCTGCATGAGTTGGAGGAGCAGCTCGGGGACGTCCGGGCCCGCCTCGGCCTCCCAGTGCTCCCGCCGCTGTCCACGGGGGCAGTTATCACCACCCAGGGAGTCTGCCTGGGCACGCGCCTCGCTCAGCTCAGCCAAG AGGATGTAGTTCTGCACTCGGAGAGCAGCTCCCTCTCAGAGTCTGGGGCCAGCCATGACAATG AGGAGCCTCGCGGCTGCTTCCCTCTGGCTGAGCGCCCCTCGCCACCCAAGGCCTGGGACCAGCTGCGGGCGGTATCTGGGGGCAGCCCTGAGCGACGAACTCCGTGGAAACCACCTCCGTCAGATCTTTATGGGGATCTGAAGAGCCGGCGGAACTCTgtggccagccccaccag CCCCACGCGCTCACTGCCCAGGAGTGCCTCCAGTTTTGAGGGGCGAAGTGTGCCTGCCACCCCTGTCCTCACCCGGGGCGCTGGCCCCCAGCTTTGCAA ACCTGAAGGCCTCCATTCTCGCCAGTGGTCCGGCAGCCAGGACTCCCAGATGGGCTTCCCGCGGGTGGACCCTGCCTCCGACCGCACCTCCCTCTTTGCAGCTCGCACCCGCCGCAGCAACAGCTCCGAGGCCCTGCTAGTGGACCGGGCAGCTTGTGGGGGAGCTGGCTCCCCACCTGCACCTCTGGCTCCCCCTGCCACTGGCCCCCCGGTCTGTAAGAGCAGTGAGGTGCTGTATGAGCGCCCCCAACCAACCCCTGCCTTCTCCTCCCGCACAACAGGCCCCCCAGACCCTCCCCGGGCTGCCCGGCCTAGCTCAGCGGCCCCTGCCTCCCGCGGGGCCCCCCGGCTCCCGCCTGTGTGTGGGGACTTCCTCTTGGACTATTCCCTGGACCGGGGCCTGCCCCGCGGTGGCAGCGGGGCAGGCTGGGGGGAGCTGCTGCCTGCAGCCGAGGTCCCGGGAGCCCTCTCCCGCCGGGATGGGCTCCTTGCCATGCTCTCAGGCCCACCACCTGTGTATGCAGCTGACGGCAGCAGCCCCCTCCTCCGCAGCAAGGACCCCCACACCCGTGCCACCCGCACCAAGCCCTGTGGCCTGCCCCTGGAGGCCGCCGAGGGTCCAGAGGTGCATCCAAACCCTCTGCTGTGGATGCCCCCACCCACCCGTATTCCCCCGGCTGGGGAGCGCAGCGGCCACAAGAACCTTGCCCTGGAGGGGCTGCGGGACTGGTACATCCGGAACTCGGGACTGGCCTCGGGGCCCCAGCGCCGGCCTGTGCTCCCCCACATGGGCCTGCAACACCCACCCTTCCTCCATGCCCGCTGCTATGAGGTGGGCCAGGCGCTGTATGGGGCCCCCAGCCAGGCGCCGCTCTCACACTCAAGAAGTTTCACGGCGCCCCCTGTCTCCGGCAG ATACTACGCGGACTTCCTGTACCCCCCGGAGCTGAGCGCTCGTTTAAGTGACCTGACGCTAGAGGGGGAGCAGTCCTCCAGTTCTGACCCCCAGACCCCGGGGACACTGGTCTGA
- the CCDC120 gene encoding coiled-coil domain-containing protein 120 isoform X1: MEVKGQLISSPTFNASAVLFVEAAPQVKSERLRGLLDRQRALQEALSLKLQELRKVCLQEAELTGQLPPECPLEPGERPQLVRRRPPAARAYPPLHPNPAHHSLCPAEELALEALEREVSVQQQIAAAARRLALAPELSAEQRRRRRQVQADALQRLHELEEQLGDVRARLGLPVLPPLSTGAVITTQGVCLGTRLAQLSQEDVVLHSESSSLSESGASHDNEEPRGCFPLAERPSPPKAWDQLRAVSGGSPERRTPWKPPPSDLYGDLKSRRNSVASPTSPTRSLPRSASSFEGRSVPATPVLTRGAGPQLCKPEGLHSRQWSGSQDSQMGFPRVDPASDRTSLFAARTRRSNSSEALLVDRAACGGAGSPPAPLAPPATGPPVCKSSEVLYERPQPTPAFSSRTTGPPDPPRAARPSSAAPASRGAPRLPPVCGDFLLDYSLDRGLPRGGSGAGWGELLPAAEVPGALSRRDGLLAMLSGPPPVYAADGSSPLLRSKDPHTRATRTKPCGLPLEAAEGPEVHPNPLLWMPPPTRIPPAGERSGHKNLALEGLRDWYIRNSGLASGPQRRPVLPHMGLQHPPFLHARCYEVGQALYGAPSQAPLSHSRSFTAPPVSGRYGGCFY, translated from the exons ATGGAAGTCAAAGGTCAGCTGATCAGCTCTCCCACCTTCAATGCCTCAG CTGTCCTGTTCGTAGAGGCTGCCCCCCAAGTGAAGTCAGAGCGTCTTCGGGGGCTGCTTGACCGGCAGCGGGCCCTGCAGGAGGCCCTGAGCCTGAAACTTCAGGAGCTACGCAAAGTGTGTCTCCAGGAGGCG GAGCTGACTGGCCAGCTGCCCCCTGAGTGCCCGCTGGAGCCAGGTGAACGGCCCCAGTTGGTCCGCCGGCGGCCCCCTGCAGCCCGAGCCTACCCTCCACTGCACCCCAACCCAGCACACCACTCCTTGTGCCCTGCTGAG GAACTGGCTCTTGAGGCCCTGGAGCGTGAGGTGTCAGTGCAGCAGCAGATTGCGGCAGCTGCCCGCCGCCTGGCCTTGGCCCCCGAGCTGAGCGCCGAGCAGCGCCGGCGCCGGCGCCAGGTCCAGGCAGATGCGCTGCAGAGGCTGCATGAGTTGGAGGAGCAGCTCGGGGACGTCCGGGCCCGCCTCGGCCTCCCAGTGCTCCCGCCGCTGTCCACGGGGGCAGTTATCACCACCCAGGGAGTCTGCCTGGGCACGCGCCTCGCTCAGCTCAGCCAAG AGGATGTAGTTCTGCACTCGGAGAGCAGCTCCCTCTCAGAGTCTGGGGCCAGCCATGACAATG AGGAGCCTCGCGGCTGCTTCCCTCTGGCTGAGCGCCCCTCGCCACCCAAGGCCTGGGACCAGCTGCGGGCGGTATCTGGGGGCAGCCCTGAGCGACGAACTCCGTGGAAACCACCTCCGTCAGATCTTTATGGGGATCTGAAGAGCCGGCGGAACTCTgtggccagccccaccag CCCCACGCGCTCACTGCCCAGGAGTGCCTCCAGTTTTGAGGGGCGAAGTGTGCCTGCCACCCCTGTCCTCACCCGGGGCGCTGGCCCCCAGCTTTGCAA ACCTGAAGGCCTCCATTCTCGCCAGTGGTCCGGCAGCCAGGACTCCCAGATGGGCTTCCCGCGGGTGGACCCTGCCTCCGACCGCACCTCCCTCTTTGCAGCTCGCACCCGCCGCAGCAACAGCTCCGAGGCCCTGCTAGTGGACCGGGCAGCTTGTGGGGGAGCTGGCTCCCCACCTGCACCTCTGGCTCCCCCTGCCACTGGCCCCCCGGTCTGTAAGAGCAGTGAGGTGCTGTATGAGCGCCCCCAACCAACCCCTGCCTTCTCCTCCCGCACAACAGGCCCCCCAGACCCTCCCCGGGCTGCCCGGCCTAGCTCAGCGGCCCCTGCCTCCCGCGGGGCCCCCCGGCTCCCGCCTGTGTGTGGGGACTTCCTCTTGGACTATTCCCTGGACCGGGGCCTGCCCCGCGGTGGCAGCGGGGCAGGCTGGGGGGAGCTGCTGCCTGCAGCCGAGGTCCCGGGAGCCCTCTCCCGCCGGGATGGGCTCCTTGCCATGCTCTCAGGCCCACCACCTGTGTATGCAGCTGACGGCAGCAGCCCCCTCCTCCGCAGCAAGGACCCCCACACCCGTGCCACCCGCACCAAGCCCTGTGGCCTGCCCCTGGAGGCCGCCGAGGGTCCAGAGGTGCATCCAAACCCTCTGCTGTGGATGCCCCCACCCACCCGTATTCCCCCGGCTGGGGAGCGCAGCGGCCACAAGAACCTTGCCCTGGAGGGGCTGCGGGACTGGTACATCCGGAACTCGGGACTGGCCTCGGGGCCCCAGCGCCGGCCTGTGCTCCCCCACATGGGCCTGCAACACCCACCCTTCCTCCATGCCCGCTGCTATGAGGTGGGCCAGGCGCTGTATGGGGCCCCCAGCCAGGCGCCGCTCTCACACTCAAGAAGTTTCACGGCGCCCCCTGTCTCCGGCAGGTATGGGGGGTGCTTTTACTGA
- the CCDC120 gene encoding coiled-coil domain-containing protein 120 isoform X2 → MEVKAVLFVEAAPQVKSERLRGLLDRQRALQEALSLKLQELRKVCLQEAELTGQLPPECPLEPGERPQLVRRRPPAARAYPPLHPNPAHHSLCPAEELALEALEREVSVQQQIAAAARRLALAPELSAEQRRRRRQVQADALQRLHELEEQLGDVRARLGLPVLPPLSTGAVITTQGVCLGTRLAQLSQEDVVLHSESSSLSESGASHDNEEPRGCFPLAERPSPPKAWDQLRAVSGGSPERRTPWKPPPSDLYGDLKSRRNSVASPTSPTRSLPRSASSFEGRSVPATPVLTRGAGPQLCKPEGLHSRQWSGSQDSQMGFPRVDPASDRTSLFAARTRRSNSSEALLVDRAACGGAGSPPAPLAPPATGPPVCKSSEVLYERPQPTPAFSSRTTGPPDPPRAARPSSAAPASRGAPRLPPVCGDFLLDYSLDRGLPRGGSGAGWGELLPAAEVPGALSRRDGLLAMLSGPPPVYAADGSSPLLRSKDPHTRATRTKPCGLPLEAAEGPEVHPNPLLWMPPPTRIPPAGERSGHKNLALEGLRDWYIRNSGLASGPQRRPVLPHMGLQHPPFLHARCYEVGQALYGAPSQAPLSHSRSFTAPPVSGRYGGCFY, encoded by the exons ATGGAAGTCAAAG CTGTCCTGTTCGTAGAGGCTGCCCCCCAAGTGAAGTCAGAGCGTCTTCGGGGGCTGCTTGACCGGCAGCGGGCCCTGCAGGAGGCCCTGAGCCTGAAACTTCAGGAGCTACGCAAAGTGTGTCTCCAGGAGGCG GAGCTGACTGGCCAGCTGCCCCCTGAGTGCCCGCTGGAGCCAGGTGAACGGCCCCAGTTGGTCCGCCGGCGGCCCCCTGCAGCCCGAGCCTACCCTCCACTGCACCCCAACCCAGCACACCACTCCTTGTGCCCTGCTGAG GAACTGGCTCTTGAGGCCCTGGAGCGTGAGGTGTCAGTGCAGCAGCAGATTGCGGCAGCTGCCCGCCGCCTGGCCTTGGCCCCCGAGCTGAGCGCCGAGCAGCGCCGGCGCCGGCGCCAGGTCCAGGCAGATGCGCTGCAGAGGCTGCATGAGTTGGAGGAGCAGCTCGGGGACGTCCGGGCCCGCCTCGGCCTCCCAGTGCTCCCGCCGCTGTCCACGGGGGCAGTTATCACCACCCAGGGAGTCTGCCTGGGCACGCGCCTCGCTCAGCTCAGCCAAG AGGATGTAGTTCTGCACTCGGAGAGCAGCTCCCTCTCAGAGTCTGGGGCCAGCCATGACAATG AGGAGCCTCGCGGCTGCTTCCCTCTGGCTGAGCGCCCCTCGCCACCCAAGGCCTGGGACCAGCTGCGGGCGGTATCTGGGGGCAGCCCTGAGCGACGAACTCCGTGGAAACCACCTCCGTCAGATCTTTATGGGGATCTGAAGAGCCGGCGGAACTCTgtggccagccccaccag CCCCACGCGCTCACTGCCCAGGAGTGCCTCCAGTTTTGAGGGGCGAAGTGTGCCTGCCACCCCTGTCCTCACCCGGGGCGCTGGCCCCCAGCTTTGCAA ACCTGAAGGCCTCCATTCTCGCCAGTGGTCCGGCAGCCAGGACTCCCAGATGGGCTTCCCGCGGGTGGACCCTGCCTCCGACCGCACCTCCCTCTTTGCAGCTCGCACCCGCCGCAGCAACAGCTCCGAGGCCCTGCTAGTGGACCGGGCAGCTTGTGGGGGAGCTGGCTCCCCACCTGCACCTCTGGCTCCCCCTGCCACTGGCCCCCCGGTCTGTAAGAGCAGTGAGGTGCTGTATGAGCGCCCCCAACCAACCCCTGCCTTCTCCTCCCGCACAACAGGCCCCCCAGACCCTCCCCGGGCTGCCCGGCCTAGCTCAGCGGCCCCTGCCTCCCGCGGGGCCCCCCGGCTCCCGCCTGTGTGTGGGGACTTCCTCTTGGACTATTCCCTGGACCGGGGCCTGCCCCGCGGTGGCAGCGGGGCAGGCTGGGGGGAGCTGCTGCCTGCAGCCGAGGTCCCGGGAGCCCTCTCCCGCCGGGATGGGCTCCTTGCCATGCTCTCAGGCCCACCACCTGTGTATGCAGCTGACGGCAGCAGCCCCCTCCTCCGCAGCAAGGACCCCCACACCCGTGCCACCCGCACCAAGCCCTGTGGCCTGCCCCTGGAGGCCGCCGAGGGTCCAGAGGTGCATCCAAACCCTCTGCTGTGGATGCCCCCACCCACCCGTATTCCCCCGGCTGGGGAGCGCAGCGGCCACAAGAACCTTGCCCTGGAGGGGCTGCGGGACTGGTACATCCGGAACTCGGGACTGGCCTCGGGGCCCCAGCGCCGGCCTGTGCTCCCCCACATGGGCCTGCAACACCCACCCTTCCTCCATGCCCGCTGCTATGAGGTGGGCCAGGCGCTGTATGGGGCCCCCAGCCAGGCGCCGCTCTCACACTCAAGAAGTTTCACGGCGCCCCCTGTCTCCGGCAGGTATGGGGGGTGCTTTTACTGA